The stretch of DNA CGAACGCCCACGACCGCCGGGAAGCGGAACGCGGCCGATTCCTGCGACAAGGTAGAATCCCACCACTCTCACATGCCCCTGACTTTCGGCGCGCGCCTCGGGCCGTACGAAGTCGGCCATCTGATCGGTGCGGGAGGGATGGGAGAGGTGTATCGTGCGCGCGACACCGGCCTTCGGCGCGATGTCGCCCTCAAGCTGCTGCCGGACATCTTCGCGGCCGACCCGGATCGCGTCATGCGGTTTCGCCGGGAGGCGCAGACCCTCGCCGCGCTGAACCATCCCCATATCGCGCAGATCTTCGGCGTCATCGAGCAGCCCCCCGCGCTCGTGATGGAGTTCGTTGACGCGCCGGATCTCTCGCAGCGGCTGGCCGCGGGCCCCATGCCGATCGAAGAGGCGCTCCCGGTGGCGCGTCAGTTGGCCGAAGCGCTCGAGGCGGCGCACGAACAAGGGATCGTCCACCGCGATCTCAAGCCGGGCAACATCAAGGTCGGCGATGACGGGTCGGTGAAGGTCCTCGATTTCGGCCTCGCCAAGGCGCTCGACTCGAGGGCGGCCGACGCCGCATCCTCCGGTGCCGCCGGACTGGACGACTCCCCGACGATCACCTCCCCCGCGCTGACGCAGTTGGGCATCGTTCTCGGCACCGCCGGCTACATGGCTCCGGAGCAGGCGAAGGGAAAAGCGGTCGACAAGCGCGCAGACATCTGGGCCTTCGGGGCCGTGGTCTACGAGATGCTGTCGGGGCGGCCGCTCTTCGCGGCTGAAACGCCGTCCGAGACGATCGCCGCGGTTCTCCGCGCCGACATCGACCTGCGGCGGCTGCCGCCGGCAACGCCGCCAGCCGTCCGCGACCTGATCGCCCGGTGCCTCGAACGAGATCCGAAGCTGCGGCTTCGGGATATCGGCGAGGCGCGGATTCTCCTGTCGGCCGCGGCCGGCGACCAGCCTGCACGCGTCCGGCGGACGGGCCTCCTGCATGCGAAGGCACTCCGCTGGGCGGTCGCCGGCGCGCTCGCCGGCGGCGTGCTCGTGTGGCTGCTGACATCCGGACGCGCGACGGAGCCGCCCCGCGGCCTGCCGGAAATCGTCCTGCGGCGGCTGACGGAACTGCCCGGCGCCGAACTGCAGCCCGACATCTCGCCCGACGGCCGGCAGGTCGTTTATGCAAGCGCCGCTCGCGGCAATCTCGATCTGTTCCTGCTGCGCGTCGGCGGTGCGAGAGCGATCAACCTGACGGCCGACTCGCCGGCGGACGATCACCAGGCGGCGATCTCGCCGGACGGCGAGCGCATCGCCTTCCGCTCCGAGCGCGACAGCGGCGGGATATTTCTCATGGGCGCAACCGGAGAGTCCGTCCGCCGTGTCACGACCGCCGGGTTCGATCCGGCGTGGTCGCCCGACGCACGCTCGCTGGCCTATGCCACCGAGGGGGTGCTCGATCCGTACTCGCGCAACATCAGATCGCAGCTGTGGACGGCGGAGGTCGCGACCGGCAGAGTGAGCAAGGTGATCGACGGTGATGCGGTGCAGCCCGCGTGGTCACCCGACGGCGGCCGGATCGCGTATTGGGCGAACACTGGCGGCCAGCGCGACATCTGGACCGTCGACATCCGGGGCGCCGCGCCGGTGGCCGTCACGCACGACGCGGCGACGGACTGGTCGCCGGAGTGGTCGCCCGACGGCCGCTGG from Vicinamibacterales bacterium encodes:
- a CDS encoding protein kinase, producing the protein MPLTFGARLGPYEVGHLIGAGGMGEVYRARDTGLRRDVALKLLPDIFAADPDRVMRFRREAQTLAALNHPHIAQIFGVIEQPPALVMEFVDAPDLSQRLAAGPMPIEEALPVARQLAEALEAAHEQGIVHRDLKPGNIKVGDDGSVKVLDFGLAKALDSRAADAASSGAAGLDDSPTITSPALTQLGIVLGTAGYMAPEQAKGKAVDKRADIWAFGAVVYEMLSGRPLFAAETPSETIAAVLRADIDLRRLPPATPPAVRDLIARCLERDPKLRLRDIGEARILLSAAAGDQPARVRRTGLLHAKALRWAVAGALAGGVLVWLLTSGRATEPPRGLPEIVLRRLTELPGAELQPDISPDGRQVVYASAARGNLDLFLLRVGGARAINLTADSPADDHQAAISPDGERIAFRSERDSGGIFLMGATGESVRRVTTAGFDPAWSPDARSLAYATEGVLDPYSRNIRSQLWTAEVATGRVSKVIDGDAVQPAWSPDGGRIAYWANTGGQRDIWTVDIRGAAPVAVTHDAATDWSPEWSPDGRWLYFSSDRSGSMNVWRVGIDQRTGVPRGAPQAITSSLTGVAYARAAADDRRLSVMAYSRSFELSLAPVDAAAEVHVRPAPVVRSPSLGWCSPAPQADWLACTGRTGNEDIYLMRPDGSETIRLMDDAAKDRNPAWSPDGDRIGFMSTRTGEWELWSVRRDGSDLRQMTDLHSDIYEAIWAPDRRRAATAVSTRPPFGTWIFDLASAATPQSATFVKNPLPETFNAEAWSPDGKLIAGSILDGSGVPHTAAVLDPATGRARVFAVPGPKYQFGSAVAGWLGDSRRFLFMSGTGLALVDAIAGTWTPVPVPLSGGTRYRLTRDARSLLIERSVLDADIWLVEIK